DNA from Krasilnikovia cinnamomea:
CGTACGCCCGCGACCGCGATCGACGGTGCCCGCAGCGGTGCCCGGGGGGAGCGCCGCCAGCCGGCGCGGGGCACGACCCGCGGTGCGACCCGGGCCGAGGCGGCCACCACCCGCGCGAAGGACGTCGGCCGGGGCACGGCGCCGACGCAGGGTACGGCCGCGCTCAAGCTGGACCGGGCGCAGCCCGTGCGGGCCACCGAGGTCACGGCCGCGCCGCGGCTGCGGGTGGCCCCGCCGGCGCCGATCCGGGCGCCCCGTGCGCCGTTCGCCGTGGTGGTCGTCGCGCTCGTGGTCGCGGGTGTGCTCGGCATCCTGGTGATCAACACCAAGACCAACGAGAACACGTTCCGGATCAGCCGCCTGCAGGACGAGAAGGCGCGCATGGACGCACACCAGCAGCAGCTGGAGAACCAGATCGCCGGGTACGAGAGCACCGGCAACCTGGACGCGGCGGCCCGCCGTCTCGGTCTGGTCAAGGCGGACACGCCCGCGTACATCCGGCTGCCCGACGGCAAGATCATCGGGGTGCCGAAGCCGGGTAACGGCGAGCCCGCGGTCACCGCCCAGCAGCCGGGCAAGGCCGCCGACCCCGCCACGGCGAAGGCGCGGACCGTCACCGGCGCCACCGGCCTGTCGCAGGGTGGCGGGCAGAACAGCGCGCCGGGCACCGGGCGGTAGTCCGGATGCCACCACGTGCCGACGAGCCGCCGCGCCGGGGCCCACAGCCCCGGCGCGGCGCTTCTCGTGACCAGCCGACGGAGGGGCGCGAGGCCGATCCCGGCTTCACCGGCATCGGCGACGCCCGCGCCTACACGCCCCGGGGCCGCACGGTCCGGGAGAGCGACCAGCGCACCCGCAGCCCCCGTACCGGGCGCACGACGGATCCGTTCCGGCCCGCCCTCCAGGTGCTCGACGACGGCCAGCCGACCCCGCGCCGCCGCGGCGACGACGGCTCCCCCCGCCACCCCCCGCGCGAGGGCGACGACGGCCCGGCCCGTCGCCAGCCGCCCCACAACGACGACGGCCCGGCCCGTCGCCAGCGCGGCGACGACGGCCCGGCCCGTCGCCAGCCGCCCCACAACGACGACGGCCCGGCCCGTCGCCAGCGCGGCGACGACGGCCTGGCCCGCCGCCAGCCGCGCGGTGACGACGGCCCGGTCCGCCGGCGGAAGCAGCGCGAGTCCGGCGCCGATGCTGCGGCCGGGCGTGAGCAGCGCGACGATGGTGGCTCCCGCCGGCAGGGCGATGACGAGGGTGGCGCCCGCCGCCGGCAGCGCGGGCGCGGCGACGACGCGGTCGCCCGGCGGGTGCCACGCGACCGCGCCGCCGAACCGGCCGAGGCCGCGCCCCGGTCCGCGAACGGCCGCACGGCGCGAGGCCGCGGCACGGCGGGCGGGGAGCGGCAGCGGGCGACGGCCCGGCGTACCGGCGGCAACGATCGGGAGCGCCCCGTCGCGCCCGCACCACGGCGGACCGCGCGCGGGCGGCCCGCCAACGCCGCCCGGTACGCGCCCAAGCGTCCCGTCGCCCCCGTGCCGCCGGAGCCGCCGAAGCTGGCCAACAGCACCCGGCGGCTGCGGCTGGGCACGGTCCTGGCGCTGTCGCTGTTCGTGACCATCGGCGTCCGGCTGGTCACCATGCAGGTGATGGAGTCGCCCGCCGACGCGCACAAGCTGCTCGAGCAGCGCAACAACCGGCTGGCCGAGGTCGTGCTGCCCGCACCGCGCGGCAGCATCCTGGACCGCTCCGGCGCGGTGCTGGCGCACAGCGTCGAGGCGCGTTACATCTACGCCGACCCGGAGCTGGTCAAGAAGCCGGCGGAGGCCGCCGCCCGGCTCTCGCCGCTGCTCGGTATCGCCCCGTCGAAACTGATGCAGCTCATGGCGCGCAAGAAGAGCCCGTTCGGTGGCTGGTCGCGCTTCCAGTACCTGGCCCGGGGCGTGGACATCTCCGTCGCGGACCGGATCGACGCCATGAAGCTGAGCGGCATCAACTCCGACCGCGACGAGCGGCGCGACGTCCCCGGCGCGGACCTGGCCGCGAACCTCATCGGCTTCACCGGCGAGGACCACACCGGCCTGGAGGGACTCGAGGCCCGCTACGACGATCTGCTCAGCGGCACCGACGGCGAGCGGGTCTTCGAGCGCGGCAACCCCGGGGTGGACGCGGGGCAGCTGGCCAAGGAGATCCCGGGCGGCTACCACCGCGAGACGCCGGCGCAGCCCGGTACCTCGCTGCAGCTGACCATCGACCGGGACCTGCAGTTCGAGGTGCAGCGGTTCCTCAGCGACGACATGCGGCGGGTCAACGCCACCATCGGCGCCGCCGTGGTGCTCGACGTGCAGACCGGCGAGGTGCTCGCCCAGGCGAGCTACCCGGCGTACAACGCGGCGAAGCCGTTCGACGCCAAGCCGGCCGACCGCGACGACGTGGCCAGCAGCGTGGTGGCCGACCCCGGCTCCACGCACAAGGTGTTCACGCTGGGTGCGGCGTTACAGGAGGGGGTCATCACCCCGGAGTCGAGCATCACGATCGGGCCGGCCCTGATGCGCGGCGGGGCCCGCTTCCCGGACACCCACCCGCAGCCGCGGGGCACGAAGCTGACGGTGCCGGGGGTGCTGGCGTACTCGTCGAACGTTGGCACGATCCTCATCGCCGACCGCCTCGGCAAGCAGAAGCTGTACGAGTACCAGCAGAAGTTCGGCCTGGGCAAGGCGACCGGCGTGGGCACACCCGGCGAGGCCAGCGGGCGGCTGCTGGCACCGGAGCAGTGGAGCGGCTCCGCCTCCGGCTCCGTGCCGATCGGCATGAGCGTCGACGCCACCCTCATCCAGATGGCCGCCGGGTACGCGGCGATCGCCAACGACGGCCTGTACGTGCAGCCGCACCTGATCAAGGACACCATCTCCGGCACGACCGGCGCGGTCACCCCGGCCGACGCGCCGCAGACCCGCCGGGTGCTCAGCCCGGCGGTCGCCCGCCAGCTGCGCACGATGATGGAGGCCGTGGTGGACGTCAAGGGCGCCACCGGCACCCGGGCGGCGGTCGACGGCTACCGGGTGGCGGGCAAGACCGGCACCGGCAAGATGCTGGTCGAGGGGCGCTACACCAGCCACAACGCCGGGTCGTTCATCGGCATGGCGCCCGCGGACAATCCCCGCTTCGTCATCGGGGTCTTCGCGGATGTGGCCAACGGCACCGGCGGCGAGGTGGCCGCCCCCGCGTTCCAGAAGATGATGTCGTTCGCCCTGGCCCACTACCGGGTGCCGCCGTCGGGGTCGAAGGCACCCAAGTTCAAGATCTATCCGTAGTGGCTGTGGCGTTGGTGGCGAGGTGCCGGACAGCGGGTAGGGTCTGACGCCGTGTCCGGCATTCCCCGTCCCCAGGGCCTTCCCCCGTACCGGCTGGCCGATCTTGCCGCGCTCCTGCCCGCGTCGCTGACCGGCGCGGACGCGGCCGTGACCGGGGTGACGCACGCCAGCGGCGAGGTGCGCCCCGGTGATCTGTACGCGGCGTTGCCGGGCGCGCGCCGGCACGGCGCCGAGTTCGTCGCCGCGGCCGCCGCGGCCGGAGCGGTGGCCGTGCTGACCGATCACGCGGGCCGGGCAGCCGCGGTCGCCGCGGGCCTTCCCGTGCTGGTGACCGATGATCCTCGGGCCGTGCTCGGGGCCGCCGCGTCCGCGATCTACGGCGAGCCCACCGCCGCGCTGACCGTGATCGGGATCACCGGCACGGCGGGCAAGACCTCCACGGCGTACCTGGTGGAGTCCGGGCTGCGGGCCGCCGGGCTCGGCACCGCGCTGATCGGCACGGTGGAGACCCGCCTCGGCGACCTGGTGATCGACAGCGAGCGCACCACCCCGGAGGCCACCGACCTGCACGCGCTGCTGGCCGTGGCGGTGCAGCAGGGGGTCTCGGCCGTGGTGATGGAGGTGTCCAGCCACGCGCTGAGCCTGGGCCGGGTCGGCGGGGTCCGCTTCGCGGCCGGCGGGTACACCAACTTCGGTCAGGACCATCTGGACTTCCACGCCGACTCCGACGACTACTTCGCGGCGAAGGCGAAGCTGTTCGACGGCCGGTGCCGCGCCGAGGTGCTCAACCTCGACGACGCGGCCCTCACGCCGCTGTTCAAGCCCGCCACGATCAGCTACTCGGCGGCGGGCGATCCCGCCGCCACCTGGTACGCCACGGACGTGCGGGAGTCGGCGTTCGGGCAGGAGTTCACCGTGCACGGCCCGGGCGTCGACGTACCGGGCGGGGTGGCGCTGCCCGGCCGGCACAACGTCGCCAACGCGCTGCTGGCCATCGCAGCGCTGACCGCGGTCGGCGTCGAACCGGCCGTGGCCGCCCGCGGCGTCGCGGCCTGCCCGGGCGTGCCCGGCCGGCTGGAACGGGTCGAGGCGCCCGGCGAGGTGCTCGGTGTCGTCGACTACGCGCACAAGCCGGACGCCATCGTCGCCGCGCTGGCCGCCCTGCGGGAACTGGCCACCACCCGGGGCGGGCGGCTGATCGCCCTGCTCGGCGCGGGCGGGGACCGCGACCGCGGCAAGCGTCCCCTGATGGGTGCCGCGGCCGCCCACGGCGCGGACATCCTCGTCGTGACGGACGACAACCCGCGCACCGAGGACCCGGCCGCGGTGCGCGCCGCCGTCCGGCAGGGCGCGGAGCGGGCCGGAACCCACGCCAAGATCCTTGAGGTCGCGGGGCGTCGCGCCGCGATCGACGAGGCGGTACGGTACGCCGGCCCGGGCGACGTCGTCGCGGTGCTGGGCAAGGGACATGAGCGAGGCCAGGAGGTGGGCGGCGAGGTGCTGCCGTTCGACGACCGGATCGAGCTCGCCGCCGCGCTGACCGCGCGCGCGGGCACGGGTGGCGCCCCGTGATCGCCATGACCCTCGCCGAGATCGCGGAGGTGACGGGCGGCCGGGTGGTCGGCGCCGACCCGGGGGCACGCGTCACCGGCCCGGTCGAGTTCGACTCCCGCAAGCTCGTCCCGGGCGGGCTGTTCGTGGCGTTCGCGGGGGAGAAGGTGGACGGCCACGAGTTCGCGCCGGCCGCCGTGGCCGCGGGCGCGGCCGGGGTGCTGGGCACCCGGGAGACGGCGGCACCCGGCGTGGTGGTCGCCGACCAGCTCGTCGCGCTGGCCCGGCTCGCCCGGGTGGTGGTGGACCGCCTCGACGCACTCACCGTCGTCGGGCTCACCGGCTCGTCCGGCAAGACCACGACCAAGGACTTCATCGGGCAGCTGCTGGCCCGGCTCGGGCCCACCGTGGCGCCGCCCGGGTCGCTGAACAACGAGCTGGGGCACCCGTACACGGTGTTGAAGGCCGGCCCGGACACCCGCTTCCTGGTGCTGGAGATGGGGGCCCGGGGGGTCGGCCACATCCGGCACCTGGCGCAGATCGCGCTGCCGCGGATCGGGGTGGTGCTCAACATCGGCGCCGCGCACATCGGCGAGTTCGGCTCGGTGGAGGGGACCGCCGAGGCCAAGGGCGAGCTGGTCGAGGCGCTGCCCGCCGACGGGGTCGCGGTGCTCAACGCGGACGATCCGCTGGTGGCCGCGATGGCGGGCCGCACCCGCGCGCGGATCGTACGGTTCGGCGAGGCGGAGCAGGCGGACGTGCGGGCGGTCGGCGTGACGCTGGACGCGCGCGGGCGGGCCTCGTACACGCTGGTCGCGGACGGCCGGAAGGCCCCGGTGCGGCTGGCGGTCACGGGCCTCCACCAGGTCTCCAACACCCTGGCCGCCGCCGCGGTCGCGCTGACCGCGGGGATGCCGTTGGACCAGGTCGCGGCGGTGCTCGGCGAGGTCGGCATCGCGTCGGTGCGGCGGATGGACGTCTTCGACCGGCCCGACGGCGTGACGGTCATCGACGACTCGTACAACGCCAACCCGTCGTCCACCGAGGCCGCGCTGCGCGCGCTCGCGGCCCTGGGCGCCGGGCGGCGCACGGTGGCCGTGCTGGGCTACATGGCCGAGCTGGGTGAGTACGAGCGCTCCGGGCACGAACAGGTCGGGCGGCTGGCCGCCGAGCTGGGCGTGGACCGGCTGATCGCGGTGGCCGAGGCCGCCCCGATCCTCGCCGGGGCCGCCACGGTGGGCTCCTGGACCGGCCAGGGGTTGCACGCCGCCGACCAGGCGGCCGCCATCGCGGAACTCGACCTGCGCCCCGGCGATGTGGTGCTGGTCAAGGGTTCGAGATATCGCACGTGGGAGGTCGCGGACAGCCTGCGGCCCGAGGGGGTACGCCCGTGAGGGCAGTCATCGTCGCGGCCGCGGTCGCCTTCATCATCTCGCTGTTCGGTACCCCGGTCGCGATCCGGGTGTTCACCGCGCTCAAGGCGGGCCAGCCGATCCGGTCCCTGGGCCCGGCGACACACCAGGGCAAGAAGGGCACGCCGACGATGGGCGGCGTGGCGTTCATCGTGGCCACGGTGCTGGCATACGTGGCCGGCCACGTCGCGCTGACCACCCTGCCCGAGCAGCAGATCGCCCAGGTCGCGCCGTCCATGACCGCGCTGGTGCTGCTGGGCCTGTTCGTGTTCTGCGGCGTCGTCGGCTTCCTCGACGACTTCCTCAAGGTGCGGCGGCGGCACTCGGGCGGGCTCAGCGCCAAGGGCAAGCTGCTGGGCCAGCTGCTGGTCGGCGCGGGCTTCGGCATCGCGGCCCTGTACGTGCCCAGCACCAACGGCCAGACCGTGGCCAGCGAGCACATCTCGTTCATCCGCGACATCAGCTTCCTCGACGTCGGCAAGGTCGGCTCGGTGCTGATCTTCGTCTTCGTGATCATGTCGATGTCGAACGGCGTGAACCTCACCGACGGCCTCGACGGCCTGGCCACGGGCGCGACGATCCTGGTGCTGGGGGCGTACACCCTGATCGGGTTCTGGCAGTACCGGCACTGGTGCGGTGACACGACGTACGCGAAGGGCGCGGCCTACTGCTACGAAGTGCGCGACCCGCTGGAGATCGCGATGATCGCGGCCGCCGCGGCCGGGGCCTGCGTGGGCTTCCTGTGGTGGAACACCTCACCGGCGCGGATCTTCATGGGTGACACGGGCGCGCTCGGCCTGGGCGGGCTCGTCGGCGGCCTGGCGATGGCGACCCGCACGACGCTGCTGGCGATCATCATCGGCGGCCTGTTCGTGATCATCACGATGTCCGTGGTCATCCAGATCATCTCGTTCAAGACGACCGGCAAGCGGGTGTTCCGCATGTCGCCGCTGCAGCACCATTTCGAGCTGGCGGGCTGGAGCGAGGTCAACATCGTGGTGCGGTTCTGGATCGTCGCGGGCATCTGCGTGGCCATCGGCCTCGGTCTGTTCTACAGCGACTTCCTCGCGGTCATGGGATAGCTCTCACAATTCCCGGCGACACGCGCCCTCGGTGTGCGGGTCCGCCGGGCCCACGCCGCGATGATGATCCCATGGCGGAGGACCAGCGGACTCGACCGTCGCTGAGCCGGCAGCTGCTGCCGGCGGTGCACGGGCTGCTGGCCCGGCCGCTCAGCTCGTACTACCTGCTCATCGCGAGCTCCGGACTGCTGCTGCTGGTCGGCCTGACCATGGTCTTCTCGGCCACCAGCGTCAAGGCGTACGCGCAGCACGGCAGCGCCTTCTCGATGATCGGCAAGCAGGCGGTGTACGCGCTGCTCGGCCTGCTCGGGTTCTGGATCTGCCAGCGGCTGCCCGCGCGCACGCTGCGCACCCTCGGCACGTACGTGCTGGCCACGGCCGTGGTGCTGCTGGTGGTGCTGGACGCGCTGATGGCGTTGAAGAAGGTCAACCTGCTGGCGGAGCCCCGGATCGGCCCGGTGCACGCCGAGCTGCTCTGGCTCTACCTCGGCCCGGTCGGGGTGCAGCCCTCCGAGCTGGCGAAGCTGGGCGTGGTGCTGTGGGGTGCGGACCTCGTCGCCCGCAAGGGTCCCGCGCTGGGCCACTGGCGTGAGCTGGCCACGCCGCTGTTCCCGGTGATCGGGCTGCTGTTCGTGCTGGTCGGCTACAACGACCTGGGCACCATGCTGGTGCTGCTGGCGCTGATCGTCGGTCTGCTGTGGGCCGCCGGGGTGCGGCTGCGGGTCTTCGCCGCGCTGGGGGTGCTGGGCACCGCCGGCATCGGGCTGCTCATCGCGGCCGCCTCCCGTGGCGCCGGGTCCGGCAAGGTCGGCGAGCCGAACTACCGGTTCGCCCGGATCGCCAACTGGCTGCAGCCGCCCGAGAACTGTTCCATCGGCGCCTGCTACCAGCTGCTGCAGGGGCGTTCGGCGATCTACGAGGGCGGCTGGTTCGGCGTGGGGCTGGGCAAGAGCGCCCTCAAGTGGGACTGGCTGCCCCAGGCCGACAACGACTTCATCTTCGCGATCCTGGCCGAGGAGCTCGGCGTGGTGGGCTGCGCGGTGGTGCTGGCGCTGTTCTCGGTGCTCGCGTACACCGGGTTCCGGATCGCCCGGCGGGTCCAGGACCCGTTCCGCCGCCTCGCCGCGACCGCCGTCACCACCTGGCTGGTCGCCCAGGCCGTCATCAACATCGGCGGGGTGGTCGGCCTGCTCCCGATCACCGGCCTGCCGCTGCCGTTCATCTCGGCGGGCGGCAGCGCCCTGGTCGTGACGATGGCCGCCATCGGCATCCTGGCCTCGTTCGCCCGGGCCGAGCCGGACGCGGCGCGGGCCCTGCACGCCCGTCCGCCCGCGCGATGGGTGCGGCTACTCTGGGCCCCGCTGCCGCCGCTGCCCCCGCCGCGGCGGCCGGGTCCATCCCGCCCGAGCACCGCGAAACCGGCGGGCCGGGCGCCCGCGAGCGCGGCGAAGGGCCGACCTTAGCTGGGCGGGGTGGCGAGGGACCGTCGTCAGTCCGCGGGGCGGTCGGACGGGGAGAGGAGACGGTGATGGGTGTGCTGCGGTCGGTCGTGCTCGCCGGAGGAGGTACCGGCGGCCACATCTACCCGCTGCTGGCCTTCGCCGACTGCCTGCGCCGGCACTTCCCCGAGGTCCGGATCACTACCCTGGGCAGCCCCAAGGGCATGGAGAACGAGCTGATCCCGCCCGCGGGCTACGACCTGCGGGTGATCCCCGCCTTTCAGTTGCCGCGCGCGCTCAACCTCGACCTGCTGCGCACCCCGGACCGGATGTACAAGTCGGCGCACGCCGCCGGGAAGGTCATCGACGAGGTCGAGGCCGACGTCGTGGTGGGCTTCGGGGGGTACGTCTCCGTGCCCGCGTACCTGGCGGCGTGGCGGCGCGAGCTGCCGATCGTCGTGCACGAGGTGAACGTGCCGCCCGGGGTGGCGAACCGGATGGGCATGAAGTTCACCAAGAACATCGCGGTCGGTTTCCCGCACCAGCCGCAGCTCGCGGAGTCGCTGCGTGACGCCCGGGTGGTCGGGGTGCCGCTGCGCACGGCCATCACCGGTCTGGACCGGCCCGCCCTGCGCCCGGAGGCCCTCGCGCACTTCGGGCTGCGCCCCGACCTGCCGGTGCTGTTCGTCTCCGGCGGCTCCTCCGGGGCCCGGACGATCAACCTGGCCGTGGCCGGGGCGGCGAAGAAGCTGTCGCACGCGGGGGTGCAGGTGCTGCACGTGCAGGGCGGCCGCAACGACCCGTTCGACGTGCCCAGCGACCTGCCGGTGCCGTACGTGGTGGTGCCGTACCTGTCGGACATGCAGCTCGGGTACGCCGCCGCCGACCTCATGCTGTGCCGCGGCGGGGCGATCACGGTCGCCGAGACCACCGCCCTCGGCCTGCCCGCGATCTACGTTCCGTATCCGTACAGCAACCAGGAGCAGCGGCGCAACGCCGGGCCGGTGGTCGAGGCGGGCGGCGGGCTGCTGGTGGACAACGCGGAGCTGAGCCCGGACTGGGTGGAGCGTACGGTGATCCCGCTGGCCCGTGACCCGCAGCGGCTCGCCGCGATGGGCACGGCCGCCAGCGCGTACGGTCGCCGCGACGGCGACGAGGCGCTGCTGGATTTCGTCTGCCAGGCGGTGGCCGGGCGATGAGTGGATTTGATCTGCCAGGCGGTGGCCGGGCGATGAGTGACCGGGGAGCTTGGGGAGTGGAGCTGTGAACGCGGCGGAGCTGACGCCGGCCGGCGGGTTGACCGCCGAGGACCTCGGCACGGTGCACCTGATCGGCATCGGCGGGGTGGGCATGGGCGGGCTGGCCCGGCTGCTGCTCACCCGGGGGGTGCCGGTCTCCGGCAGCGAGCTGCGCGAATGGCCGGCCCTGGCCGCGCTGCGCGCCCTGGGCGGCACGGTCCACATGAGCCACGAGGCGTCCAACCTGGACGGCGTCGACACCGTCGTCTACTCCACCGCGATCCCGCAGGACCATCTGGAGCTGGTCGAGGCGCGCCGCCGCGGGCTGCGGGTGCTGCACCGCTCCGAGGCGCTCGCCGCGGCCATGACCAACCGCCAGACGATCGCGGTGGCCGGCACCCACGGCAAGACCACCACCACCTCGATCATGACGGTGATCCTGCAGCACGCCGGGCAGGACCCGTCGTTCGTCATCGGCGGGGAGATCTCCGAGGCCGGATCCAACGGCCACCACGGCACCGGGCCGCACTTCGTGGCCGAGGCCGACGAGAGCGACAAGTCGTTCCTCATCTACCGCCCGCACGTCGCCATCGTCACGAACATCGAGGCGGACCACCTCAACAACTGGGGCGACCTGGCCGGGCTCAAGGCGGGCTTCCTGCAGTTCGCGGAGCTGACCGACGCCGACGGGTTCGTGGTGACCTGCGCCGACGACCCCGGCGTGGCCGAGCTGATCGCGGCGCTGCGGGAGCGGGGCCGCACGGTCTTCACGTACGGGGAGTCCGCCGACGCGACCCTGCGCATCGCCGGGGTGGCCTCGACCGTGCAGGGGGTGCGCTACGAGGCGTTCCTGGAGGGCAAGCCGCTGGGCGAGCTGCACCTGGCGCTGCCCGGCCTGCACATGGGGCTGAACAGCGCGGCGGCCGTGCTCACGGCGCTGAAGCTGGGCATCGGCTTCGGCTCGATCGCCGAGGCGCTGGCCTCCTTCCCGGGGGTGCGGCGGCGCTTCGAGCGCAAGGGCAACGCGGCCGGGGTACGGGTGTACGACGAGTACGCGTACCACCCGACCTCGGTGACGGCGGCGCTGCGCACGCTGCGGGAGGTGGCGGGCGACGGGCGGCTGGTCGTGGTGTTCCAGCCGTACCGGGTGTACCGGACCCGGGATCTGCAGGCCGAGCTCGCCGAGGGGCTGGCGCTGGCCGACGAGGTCGTGGTGATGGAGGTGTTCGGCCCGGGCGAGGTGCGCGGGCCGGGCGAGGGCGGGGTGGCGCTGACCGCGGCGATCGACCTGCCCGACGACCGCAAGGTGTTCGTGCCGTCCTGGGCGGACGTCCCCGCCGAGGTGGTGCGCCGCAGCCGCCCGGGCGATGTGGTGGTCACCATGGGTGCGCCGCCGATCTCCCTGATGGGCGACGAGCTGCTGGCGGCGCTGGCCGAGGCCGACGGGCGGTAGCCCGGTGCCCGGCGGCCGCTCCTCCAAGATCCAAGGCAAGAACGTCGCGGGCGAGGGCCGCAACTGGCGGCTGGTGCGGGCGGATACGGACGCCGTGCCGTCGTCGGTGCGGCGGTTCATGGCGCGGGCGCGTCGCCGCAGGCTGCGCGCGGTGCTGCCCTGGGCGGTGGGCGCCGGGGTCGTCGGGGTGCTCGGCCTGCTGGTCTGGATGGTGTACGGGACCTCCCTGCTGGGCGTGCGCGAGGTGCGGGTGGTGGGCACC
Protein-coding regions in this window:
- a CDS encoding penicillin-binding transpeptidase domain-containing protein, with amino-acid sequence MPPRADEPPRRGPQPRRGASRDQPTEGREADPGFTGIGDARAYTPRGRTVRESDQRTRSPRTGRTTDPFRPALQVLDDGQPTPRRRGDDGSPRHPPREGDDGPARRQPPHNDDGPARRQRGDDGPARRQPPHNDDGPARRQRGDDGLARRQPRGDDGPVRRRKQRESGADAAAGREQRDDGGSRRQGDDEGGARRRQRGRGDDAVARRVPRDRAAEPAEAAPRSANGRTARGRGTAGGERQRATARRTGGNDRERPVAPAPRRTARGRPANAARYAPKRPVAPVPPEPPKLANSTRRLRLGTVLALSLFVTIGVRLVTMQVMESPADAHKLLEQRNNRLAEVVLPAPRGSILDRSGAVLAHSVEARYIYADPELVKKPAEAAARLSPLLGIAPSKLMQLMARKKSPFGGWSRFQYLARGVDISVADRIDAMKLSGINSDRDERRDVPGADLAANLIGFTGEDHTGLEGLEARYDDLLSGTDGERVFERGNPGVDAGQLAKEIPGGYHRETPAQPGTSLQLTIDRDLQFEVQRFLSDDMRRVNATIGAAVVLDVQTGEVLAQASYPAYNAAKPFDAKPADRDDVASSVVADPGSTHKVFTLGAALQEGVITPESSITIGPALMRGGARFPDTHPQPRGTKLTVPGVLAYSSNVGTILIADRLGKQKLYEYQQKFGLGKATGVGTPGEASGRLLAPEQWSGSASGSVPIGMSVDATLIQMAAGYAAIANDGLYVQPHLIKDTISGTTGAVTPADAPQTRRVLSPAVARQLRTMMEAVVDVKGATGTRAAVDGYRVAGKTGTGKMLVEGRYTSHNAGSFIGMAPADNPRFVIGVFADVANGTGGEVAAPAFQKMMSFALAHYRVPPSGSKAPKFKIYP
- a CDS encoding UDP-N-acetylmuramoyl-L-alanyl-D-glutamate--2,6-diaminopimelate ligase — its product is MSGIPRPQGLPPYRLADLAALLPASLTGADAAVTGVTHASGEVRPGDLYAALPGARRHGAEFVAAAAAAGAVAVLTDHAGRAAAVAAGLPVLVTDDPRAVLGAAASAIYGEPTAALTVIGITGTAGKTSTAYLVESGLRAAGLGTALIGTVETRLGDLVIDSERTTPEATDLHALLAVAVQQGVSAVVMEVSSHALSLGRVGGVRFAAGGYTNFGQDHLDFHADSDDYFAAKAKLFDGRCRAEVLNLDDAALTPLFKPATISYSAAGDPAATWYATDVRESAFGQEFTVHGPGVDVPGGVALPGRHNVANALLAIAALTAVGVEPAVAARGVAACPGVPGRLERVEAPGEVLGVVDYAHKPDAIVAALAALRELATTRGGRLIALLGAGGDRDRGKRPLMGAAAAHGADILVVTDDNPRTEDPAAVRAAVRQGAERAGTHAKILEVAGRRAAIDEAVRYAGPGDVVAVLGKGHERGQEVGGEVLPFDDRIELAAALTARAGTGGAP
- a CDS encoding UDP-N-acetylmuramoyl-tripeptide--D-alanyl-D-alanine ligase; translation: MIAMTLAEIAEVTGGRVVGADPGARVTGPVEFDSRKLVPGGLFVAFAGEKVDGHEFAPAAVAAGAAGVLGTRETAAPGVVVADQLVALARLARVVVDRLDALTVVGLTGSSGKTTTKDFIGQLLARLGPTVAPPGSLNNELGHPYTVLKAGPDTRFLVLEMGARGVGHIRHLAQIALPRIGVVLNIGAAHIGEFGSVEGTAEAKGELVEALPADGVAVLNADDPLVAAMAGRTRARIVRFGEAEQADVRAVGVTLDARGRASYTLVADGRKAPVRLAVTGLHQVSNTLAAAAVALTAGMPLDQVAAVLGEVGIASVRRMDVFDRPDGVTVIDDSYNANPSSTEAALRALAALGAGRRTVAVLGYMAELGEYERSGHEQVGRLAAELGVDRLIAVAEAAPILAGAATVGSWTGQGLHAADQAAAIAELDLRPGDVVLVKGSRYRTWEVADSLRPEGVRP
- the mraY gene encoding phospho-N-acetylmuramoyl-pentapeptide-transferase — translated: MRAVIVAAAVAFIISLFGTPVAIRVFTALKAGQPIRSLGPATHQGKKGTPTMGGVAFIVATVLAYVAGHVALTTLPEQQIAQVAPSMTALVLLGLFVFCGVVGFLDDFLKVRRRHSGGLSAKGKLLGQLLVGAGFGIAALYVPSTNGQTVASEHISFIRDISFLDVGKVGSVLIFVFVIMSMSNGVNLTDGLDGLATGATILVLGAYTLIGFWQYRHWCGDTTYAKGAAYCYEVRDPLEIAMIAAAAAGACVGFLWWNTSPARIFMGDTGALGLGGLVGGLAMATRTTLLAIIIGGLFVIITMSVVIQIISFKTTGKRVFRMSPLQHHFELAGWSEVNIVVRFWIVAGICVAIGLGLFYSDFLAVMG
- a CDS encoding FtsW/RodA/SpoVE family cell cycle protein yields the protein MAEDQRTRPSLSRQLLPAVHGLLARPLSSYYLLIASSGLLLLVGLTMVFSATSVKAYAQHGSAFSMIGKQAVYALLGLLGFWICQRLPARTLRTLGTYVLATAVVLLVVLDALMALKKVNLLAEPRIGPVHAELLWLYLGPVGVQPSELAKLGVVLWGADLVARKGPALGHWRELATPLFPVIGLLFVLVGYNDLGTMLVLLALIVGLLWAAGVRLRVFAALGVLGTAGIGLLIAAASRGAGSGKVGEPNYRFARIANWLQPPENCSIGACYQLLQGRSAIYEGGWFGVGLGKSALKWDWLPQADNDFIFAILAEELGVVGCAVVLALFSVLAYTGFRIARRVQDPFRRLAATAVTTWLVAQAVINIGGVVGLLPITGLPLPFISAGGSALVVTMAAIGILASFARAEPDAARALHARPPARWVRLLWAPLPPLPPPRRPGPSRPSTAKPAGRAPASAAKGRP
- the murG gene encoding undecaprenyldiphospho-muramoylpentapeptide beta-N-acetylglucosaminyltransferase — translated: MGVLRSVVLAGGGTGGHIYPLLAFADCLRRHFPEVRITTLGSPKGMENELIPPAGYDLRVIPAFQLPRALNLDLLRTPDRMYKSAHAAGKVIDEVEADVVVGFGGYVSVPAYLAAWRRELPIVVHEVNVPPGVANRMGMKFTKNIAVGFPHQPQLAESLRDARVVGVPLRTAITGLDRPALRPEALAHFGLRPDLPVLFVSGGSSGARTINLAVAGAAKKLSHAGVQVLHVQGGRNDPFDVPSDLPVPYVVVPYLSDMQLGYAAADLMLCRGGAITVAETTALGLPAIYVPYPYSNQEQRRNAGPVVEAGGGLLVDNAELSPDWVERTVIPLARDPQRLAAMGTAASAYGRRDGDEALLDFVCQAVAGR
- the murC gene encoding UDP-N-acetylmuramate--L-alanine ligase, which encodes MNAAELTPAGGLTAEDLGTVHLIGIGGVGMGGLARLLLTRGVPVSGSELREWPALAALRALGGTVHMSHEASNLDGVDTVVYSTAIPQDHLELVEARRRGLRVLHRSEALAAAMTNRQTIAVAGTHGKTTTTSIMTVILQHAGQDPSFVIGGEISEAGSNGHHGTGPHFVAEADESDKSFLIYRPHVAIVTNIEADHLNNWGDLAGLKAGFLQFAELTDADGFVVTCADDPGVAELIAALRERGRTVFTYGESADATLRIAGVASTVQGVRYEAFLEGKPLGELHLALPGLHMGLNSAAAVLTALKLGIGFGSIAEALASFPGVRRRFERKGNAAGVRVYDEYAYHPTSVTAALRTLREVAGDGRLVVVFQPYRVYRTRDLQAELAEGLALADEVVVMEVFGPGEVRGPGEGGVALTAAIDLPDDRKVFVPSWADVPAEVVRRSRPGDVVVTMGAPPISLMGDELLAALAEADGR